The Candidatus Acidiferrales bacterium genome contains a region encoding:
- a CDS encoding glycoside hydrolase family 57 protein gives MKPIWLALLWHMHQPSYRDPASGRYLLPWVRLHALKDYLGMVLSLEPFPNVHVTFNLVPSLIEQLEHYASGDFMDDSDKLAFDDPRDMTEEGKQRLLLWAFQVNERLLRRWPRYGELSRRARGKPERVRTGGAALPPFSQEDWTDLQVLWQLAWMDEIYLESDPLIAPLSRRGRGFTEADKQTLKMKQAEILHRVLPAYRAAAERSQVEISTSPFYHPILPLLCDSNAARESNPSSPLPARRFRHPEDAQEQLLRAQRLHERVFGRRPAGLWPSEGSVSEETLAIIAQTGFEWAASDEGVLGRSLALDFHRDAAGAPVEPQKLYSPYRFAHGKHTLNLVFRDHYLSDLVGFVYSRMEPKAAARDLLERVRRAGQSVGDRSALVSIILDGENAWEYYPRNGREFLDEFYRLLEHDRQIRAVTVSEALAQFPEKPLLDRIVPGSWINANFNIWMGHADDIRAWDLLNDARDLYSRASQKVGLEPERQRAAQDALLAAEGSDWCWWYGPEHATSQANIFDQLYRQSLSEVYHQLGEVVPKALGQPVSTAPIRALLVLPSAYISPKIDGRVTSYFEWLGAGLYSADQRSAAMHGRRSCLQTLYYGFDSTQLYLRLDFSSQGECRLDDCSLRLSIQGARETEVLLNIRMRRIASAGLRRETGCVFEPVQADQLEAALDKVLEVALNRELVGNPAEGILRMGVSLWHSGLPLDALPAAGAIEVSLGSEAFAWPSL, from the coding sequence ATGAAACCTATCTGGCTCGCCCTTCTCTGGCACATGCACCAACCCTCGTATCGCGATCCGGCCTCAGGTCGGTATTTGCTTCCCTGGGTCCGCCTCCACGCGCTCAAAGATTATCTGGGTATGGTCCTCAGTTTGGAACCTTTCCCGAACGTCCACGTCACGTTCAATTTAGTCCCCTCCCTCATCGAGCAGCTCGAACATTATGCTTCCGGTGATTTTATGGACGACTCCGATAAGCTCGCATTTGATGACCCGAGGGACATGACAGAAGAGGGGAAACAGCGGCTTCTCCTCTGGGCGTTTCAGGTCAACGAACGGCTTCTTCGGCGCTGGCCTCGCTATGGAGAGCTTTCACGTCGCGCTCGTGGCAAGCCGGAGAGGGTACGCACTGGCGGGGCTGCGCTTCCCCCGTTTTCCCAGGAAGATTGGACCGATCTGCAGGTTCTCTGGCAGTTGGCGTGGATGGACGAAATCTACCTGGAAAGCGATCCCCTGATCGCGCCTCTCTCTCGCCGGGGCCGGGGCTTTACGGAAGCCGACAAGCAAACTCTGAAAATGAAGCAAGCTGAGATATTGCATCGTGTGCTGCCTGCTTACCGCGCCGCGGCAGAACGCAGCCAGGTGGAGATCTCCACCTCGCCCTTCTACCATCCCATCCTCCCCCTTCTGTGCGACTCAAATGCCGCCCGCGAGTCCAATCCCTCGTCTCCCCTGCCCGCTAGGCGCTTCCGTCACCCGGAAGACGCACAAGAGCAGCTACTACGTGCCCAGCGGCTCCACGAGCGGGTGTTCGGCCGCCGGCCCGCCGGCCTCTGGCCTTCGGAAGGCAGCGTCTCGGAAGAAACGCTCGCCATCATTGCCCAGACCGGCTTCGAGTGGGCAGCCAGCGACGAGGGTGTGCTAGGCCGAAGCTTGGCGCTCGACTTCCACCGGGACGCAGCCGGCGCGCCGGTCGAGCCCCAGAAGCTCTATTCACCCTACCGCTTTGCCCATGGAAAGCACACCTTGAATTTGGTCTTTCGCGATCACTATCTTTCGGACCTGGTCGGCTTCGTCTATAGCCGCATGGAGCCGAAAGCGGCTGCTCGCGACCTCCTCGAGCGAGTGCGCCGCGCCGGCCAGTCGGTGGGAGACCGCTCCGCCCTCGTTAGCATCATTCTCGATGGTGAAAATGCCTGGGAATACTATCCGCGCAACGGCCGGGAGTTTCTGGACGAGTTCTACCGCCTCCTTGAACATGACCGGCAAATTCGCGCTGTAACGGTTTCCGAGGCGCTGGCTCAATTCCCGGAAAAGCCGCTGCTCGATAGAATCGTCCCCGGTTCGTGGATCAACGCCAACTTCAACATCTGGATGGGCCACGCCGATGATATTCGTGCTTGGGACCTTTTGAACGACGCCCGCGACCTCTATTCGCGCGCCTCCCAGAAAGTCGGACTAGAGCCCGAACGGCAAAGAGCCGCCCAGGATGCCCTGCTCGCCGCCGAAGGCAGCGATTGGTGCTGGTGGTACGGCCCGGAACACGCCACCAGCCAGGCCAATATTTTTGATCAACTCTACCGTCAATCTCTGAGCGAGGTTTACCACCAGCTCGGGGAAGTAGTCCCCAAGGCCCTCGGCCAGCCGGTTTCCACCGCTCCCATCCGCGCCCTCCTGGTGCTCCCCTCGGCTTACATCTCGCCGAAGATAGATGGCCGCGTCACCAGCTACTTCGAATGGTTGGGGGCCGGTCTCTATAGCGCCGACCAGCGCTCGGCGGCGATGCATGGTCGGCGTTCTTGTCTTCAGACGCTTTATTACGGCTTCGACTCTACCCAGCTTTACTTGCGGCTGGATTTCTCTTCCCAAGGGGAGTGCCGGCTCGACGACTGCTCGCTTCGCCTCAGCATACAGGGCGCCCGAGAAACTGAAGTATTGCTCAACATCCGGATGCGCCGGATCGCCTCTGCCGGCCTTCGCCGTGAAACAGGATGCGTTTTCGAACCGGTCCAAGCAGACCAGCTCGAGGCTGCCCTGGACAAGGTGCTCGAAGTGGCGCTCAACCGTGAACTCGTTGGCAACCCTGCTGAAGGGATTCTTCGTATGGGCGTGTCACTCTGGCATTCCGGGCTGCCCCTGGACGCCCTCCCCGCCGCGGGCGCCATCGAAGTGTCGCTTGGCTCGGAAGCCTTTGCCTGGCCAAGCCTGTGA